The nucleotide sequence CGCTTAATCGCCGGAATAGCAGCCACAAGGTGCACTTCGGCGCTAGAAGCTAGAAGCTGCCGCCCATCTCCTCCAGGCGCTCGACGCGCTGAGGGATCGGCGGGTGGGTGGAGAACAGGCGCGCCATGAGGCCCGGCTTCAGCGGGTCGTTGATCCACAGGTGGGCCATGGACGAGTTCTGCTTCTGCATCGGACGGCCGTAGGCCTCCAGCTTCAGCAGCGCGCTGGCCAGGGCGTCTGGATGGCGGGTCGTCATTGCACCGGTGGCGTCTGCGAGGTATTCGCGCTGACGCGACACGGCCAGCTGTACGAGCGTCGCCACCAGGGGCGCGACGATCGCGGCGATCAGCCCGAACACCAGCACGACCGGGTTGCCGCCGCCGTTGTTGTTGTTGCGGTTGCCGCCGAAGAACGCCATGCGGAGGAAGATGTCGGCGATGAAGCCGATCGCCACGGTCAGGCCGAAGACGATCATCCCGAGCCGGATGTCGTAGTTGCGGACGTGCCCGAGCTCATGCGCCATGACGCCCTCGAGCTCGGCGTCGGTCATGATGTCGAGCAGTCCCGTGGTCGCGGCGACGGAGGCGTGCTCCGGGTCGCGGCCGGTCGCGAACGCGTTGGGTGCCGGATCGTTGACGATGTAGACGGCCGGCATCGGCGTCCCCGTCGCGATGGACAGGTTCTCGACGACGTTCCACAGTCGTGGGTTGTCCGCCTTCTGGATCGGGATCGCGCCCGACATGCTCAGCGCCTGGCTGCTGGCCAGGTAGTACTGGAAGAGCGCGTACAGCACCGCTCCGACGAGCACCACGACGAGGATCGTGTAGCTCTGGTAGATGTAGGCCGCCAGCCATCCGAGCGCACCGATGAGGACCAGGAACAGCAGGATGATGAAGACGGTGTTGCGCTTGTTCCTGGCGATCGCCCTGTACATCTACGCCCTAGAACTGGACGCGCGGGGGCTCGGCGATCGCGGCGAGGTTGTCGACCTCGAAGAACTCGCGCTCGGTGAAGCCCAGGCGTCGGGCGAACAGGTTGTTGGGGAACACCTTGATCTTGGTGTTGAACTCGCGCACCCCGCCGTTGTAGAACCGGCGCGACGCCTGGATCTTGTCCTCGGTGTCGACCAGGTCGGCCTGCAGGCGCAGGAAGTTCTGGCTCGCCTGCAGCTGCGGGTACGCCTCGGCCACCGCGAAGATGCTCTTCAGCGCGGTCTGCATGTGGTTCTCGGCGACGGACGCCTCACCCGGCGTCTGCGCGGAGAGCGTCTCGGCGCGCGCCTGCGTCACGGACTCGAAGACGCCTCGCTCGTGCGCGGCGTATCCCTTGACCGTTTCGATCAGGTTCGGGATGAGGTCGGCACGGCGCTTCAGCTGGACCGTGATGTCGCTCCACGCCTCGTCCACCCGGACCTTCAGGGTGACCAGCGAGTTGTAGGTGGCCCACAGGTAGATCCCGATGATCGCGACGATCACGACGACGATGATGACCGGAATGAGCCATTCCATGTTCGCAGAACTCCTTGTGTGCCAGGCGCCGGGTCGAGCAGATGCGCAGACCTCATCCTAGCTTCGGCGAAGCGCGCTCTCACCGCGTTCTCATCACACTCGAAGCAAGCGCATCGGCTGTGGACAGCACCCTCGATCTGCGCCGCGGCGTGCAGAATGGGGCCGTGAGCGAAGCAGCGACGCGGCGACGTCCCGGACGGCCGCGGAAGGAACGCGGGGCCGGGTCCGCGCGGGCGTCGATCATGCGTGCAGCGGCGGAGGAGTTCGCCGAGCGCGGGTACGAGGCGGCGTCGCTGCGGGCGGTCGCCCGACGTGCGGGCGTCGACCCGGCGCTCGTCCACCACTACTTCGACGACAAGGCCGACCTGTTCACCGCGACGCTCGAGGCGCCGCTCCGGCCGGACCGCGCGGTGGATCTCATCCTCGCCGGCACGCAGCACGACATCGGCGAGCGGCTGGTCGCCTACCTGCTGGAGCGTCTGGACGACGAGAAGTCCGGCCGCCGCATGGTCGTCATCCTGCGCACCGCCCTCAGCTCGGGCCCGGGCACGCGCATGGTGCGCGAGTTCCTGCTGCGCGAGGTCCTCTCGAAGCTCGCGGGGCTGGTCGGGGGAGAGGATGCGGAACTGCGCGCCGAGCTCGCCGCCAGCCAGCTGGTCGGCCTGATCATGACGCGGTACGCCCTCCGGGTCGAGCCCATCGCCGGGACGCCCCGGGAGGAGCTCGCGCGTCGCGTCGGCGCCGTCGTGCAGTGGCACCTGTTCGGAGCGCCGGACGCGCCTCTTGACGCGGAGCCTCCCACAGGCGAATAATTCATCACATGATGAATTCGCGGAGAACGTCCGCGGAAGCGGGCGACGACGCCCTCGCCGATGCGATCGCCATCGAGGGGCTGCGGGTGCGGCGCGGCCGCGCCGACGTCCTGCACGGGCTCGACCTCCGCATCCCGCGCGGCCAGGTCGTCGGCCTGCTGGGGCCGAGCGGCTGCGGCAAGACGACGCTGATGCGCGCGGTCGTCGGCGTGCAGAAGGTCAAGTCGGGCATCGTGACGGTGCTCGGCCAGCCCGCCGGAACCGCGGCGCTCCGCCACCGCGTCGGTTATGTGACCCAGGCGGCCAGCGTCTACGACGACCTCACCATCCGCCAGAACCTCGAGTACTTCCGCCGGGTGCTGGGCGCCGGCCGCGCCGACGTCGACCGCGCGATCACGGCGACCGACCTCGACGAGCACTCCGGTCGCCTGGTCTCGACCCTGTCGGGAGGTCAGCGCAGCCGGGTCTCTCTCGCCGCGGCCCTGCTCGGCTCGCCCGACCTCCTCGTGCTCGACGAGCCGACGGTCGGGCTCGACCCGCTGCTCCGCGTCGAGCTGTGGGCGCTGTTCCACCGCCTCGCCGAGGCCGGCACCAGCCTCCTGGTGTCGAGCCATGTGATGGATGAGGCCAGCCGCTGCGACCGCCTCATCCTGATGCGCGAGGGGGCCGTGCTCGCCGATGCGACCCCGGCGGAGCTGCTCGCCGAGACGGGAGCCGTCGACGCCGAGGGCGCCTTCCTCGCGCTGCTGCGTCGCCACCACGCCCGGCATGCTCTGCCGGACGCGGAGCCGGAAGCGGAGCCGGATGCCGAGTCGGAGAGCGGAACGGAGGTGGAAACGCCATGAACCCCACGCGCACGCTCGCGACCACCGGCCGCGTGCTCACCCAGATCCGTCATGACCCGCGCACCGTGGTGCTCCTGCTGGTGGTGCCCGCGCTCCTCGTCGGCCTCGTCGCCTGGATCTTCACCGACACCCCGGTGTTCCAGACCATCGGCCCGGCCATCCTCGCCCTGTTCCCGTTCATCGTGATGTTCCTGGTGACCTCGATCACCACACTGCGGGAGCGGAGGACCGGCACCCTGGAGCGTCTGCTGTCGATGCCTCTCGGCCGCAGCGATTTCATCCTCGGCTACACGCTCGCGTTCGGGCTGCTCGCGGTGGTGCAGGCCCTCATCGCGTCGGCGTACGCGCTGTGGGTGTGCGGGCTCGACGTGAAGGGCGACCCGTGGCTGCTGGTCGCCGTCGCGGTGACGGATGCCGTGCTCGGCAGCACTCTCGGACTGTTCGCGAGCGCGTTCGCCCGCACCGAGTTCCAGGTCGTCCAGTTCATGCCCCTGCTGGTGTTCCCGCAGATCCTGCTCGGCGGGATCTTCCTGCCGCGCGACCAGCTCCCGGCCGGCCTCGAGGAGATCAGTGACTGGCTGCCGCTGTCGCACGCGGTGGATGCGCTGAACGCCGTCGCGACGAACTCGCACGACGCCGCCTACGTCGGCGGTCAGCTCCTCATCATCGGAGCGTTCGCGGTCGCCGCGGTCGTCTTCGGGGCGCTGACCCTGCAGCGGCGCACCGCCTAGCGGCTTACTTCGTAGCGGCTTACTTCGACTTCGGCGCGTCGCCGCTGCCGGTGGGGGCGGCGGTCGGGCGGGGTTCGGTGCTGCCGGAGAGCCACGACTGAAGGCGAGCGGCCTTCGCCGCGGCGGGCTCGCCCGGGATGGACTTGCGCGTGCGCACCCGGATGAATCCGACCCCGTTCGGGGAGACCTCGATGTGCGTGCTCATGGGTCCAGTGTAAGACCTGGCGCCGACATTGTCCCGGCCCTCACGGCGCGTTCAGGGCGAACGCCGTGGCGAGCTCGGCGGCGACCAGTTCGGCCAGCAGCTTGTCCCCGTCCACGAGACTCTTCCTGCGGGGCGCGTCGACGGCGATCATCCCGAAGACCACGTCGTTCGCCCAGATGGGCGCCCGGATGAACGTGCGATACCTGTCCCTGTCTCCGGCGTATCCGACGGGAGCGTGCTTCTTGATGTCGGGATAGAGTTCAGCCCCTGTCGTCGAGGCGTCCTCGAGGAAGGCCACGATTTCCTCGCCGGCGGGCGACGTGAGGTCGAACGTCCGTGGAACGTCCCGTCGCCCGAAACGAGCGATCGGCTCGAGCAGCCCGGACGTCGCCGACAGCTCGAAGACCACGGCCCGCACCTCGGCGCTCTTGGGAGTCATCGCGACCAGGGCGCTGCAGCAGACCTCGGCAACTTTCTCCAGGAGCGCGCGTCGAGCGGCGCCCTCATCGCGATCGACAATGGCCATCTTGGTCATCATGTCGAGCGCGGGACCCAGGGTGTTGTGCAACTCACGGACCGCGTCGTAGCGCGCGCTGTCGAGGGACCGTCCCCAGAGGTAGTCGCGGACGCCTTTGACGAGCAGGAGGATGCCCAGGGCGATCGTGACGATGATGGCCCAGAAGCGCAGAGTCGGAGCGGCACCGGGATCGCCGGCCGCCATCACGCCGAGGACCGACGCGCAGGCGGTGAGCAGGACGGGCAGCAGTATCCAGACGAACAGGCGGGCGCCGTCAGCAGCGACGCGACGTACCTGGGACACTCGCCGATTCTAAAGCGGACGACCGTCATCGCCCCGGGGTGCGCCCGAGGTTGCGGAGAACCGCCGGCTTATGCCGTCGCCTCCTCATCGGACACCGGCAGCTCGGCCGTGCCCGTGTAGCGGTAGCGCACGCGCGAGCCCGTGCGCGGCTCGTCGATCGGACGCCACTCGGTGCCCACGTTGTCGTCGCCCACGATCGAGACGTCGCGGATGACGTCCTTCGGCTGCCCGTCGACGAACGACTGGATGACCTCGGCGTAGACCTCGGAGTCGGGGTTGAGCAGCACCGCGATGTAGTGGTCCGACTGCCGCACCTCGCGCGCGGGCACCCACAGCCGCTCGTCGAACTGCACCAGCGTGCCGCCGTCTGCGGCCGCGTGCGGCCTGACCCCGGTGACGATCCCGTCGAGCCAGGTGTCGCCGTCGTGGTAGGCGTACAGCTCGCGCATCGGCGTCTCGTAGTCGGCCTCGTCGGCCCCGTCCTGATCCAGATAGTCCAGTGGTGACGTCGTCATGCCCCGAACCCTACCCCCGCGCGCAGCGCGCCCGCGAGGAGCGGCGCGAGGTCGCCGCGCGCGCCCTCGGCCACCTCGACGCGCTCCAGCCCCTGCCACGCGGCCGTCGAATCCAGAAGCGGGAGGAGCCGGTCGATCGTCGCCGGGGGAGCGCCCGGCTCCGTCCATGCCGACTGCACGCGCAGGACGCCCGCCTGGCGGTCGCTCTTCAGGTCGATGCGCCCGACCAGGGCGTCGTCGAGCAGGATCGGCAGAGAGTAGTACCCGTACACGCGCTTCGGCGCCGGCGTGTAGATCTCGATGCGGTAGTGGAAGCCGAACATCCGCAGCGCCCGGTCGCGATACCAGACCACCGGGTCGAACGGCGACAGCAGCGCCGCCGCTTCGATCTGCCTCGGCTTGCGGGCGTCGCGGTGCATCCACGCGCGCAGCAGCCGGCCGGCGCTCTCCCAGCCGGGCACCTGGACGGGGACGAGCTCGCCCGCATCCTCCAGCTCCTGCAGGGCGACGGAGACGCGCGGGCCCTTGATGCGGTAGTAGTCGGCGAAGTCGCGCGCCGTGCCGATGCCGTGCGCGACCGCGGCCCGGCGCAGGAGCTCGCGGACCGCATCCTCATCGCTCACGGTCTGCTCCAATACGCTCGCCGGCAGCACGTCGGCGGCCAACCCGTAGCGGCGCTGGAATCGCGTGCGCCCGGCGATGGCCACCTCGCCGAAGAGGAACATCCGCTCGAGCGCGCGCTTCACCTCCGACCAGCCCCACCACGGACCCGTGCGGTGGTTGGCGTCGTGCTCGATCTCACCCGCGACCAGCGGACCGTTGGCGGCGAGCTCGCCGCGCAGCCACTCCACCGTGCTCTCGTTGACCTCGAACCAGCTCCCCGGACCGCCGTACCGGGTGCGGTAGTCGCGCATCCGCCAGGCGAACAGCGGCCAGTCCTCGGTGCGCATGAAGGCGGCCTCGTGCGGCCAGTACTCGGTGTACGGGCTGCGCGCGTCGAACGTGAGCCGGTCGAGGAGGCCGCGGTCGTACGCACCCAGGCGTGCGAACGCCGGGAGGTAGTGGCTGCGTTCGAAGACGTTGACCGAGTCGATCTGCAGCAGCCTCAGGCGGTCCATCAGCCCGTTGAGCTGCCGGGTGCCGACCGCGTCGGGATGCGGCCGGCCGAAACCCTGCGCGGCCAGCGCGATGCGACGTGCGAGTGCGGGGGAGACCTGTTCGACCACGCGACGACCCTATCGACAACCCCGGACACCGGACGTTCACCGCCGCGTCACCGGCACGCGACCGCCCGGACGCCTGGCCTTCCTACCGTGACCACGTCCGGGCGCTCCGCCCGGTCGACACCTTGCACTGGAGGAAACCCGTGATCAACAAGCGCGCACGTGTCGCCGGCTTCGCCGCCGCGGCCGCCGTCGTCGCACTCTCGCTCTCCGCCTGCTCCGGTGGCGCGAGCGCCAGCACCGCAGACACCGCGAAGATCAACTCCGCCACCGACGTCGCGTCGGCCGGCGGGATGGACGCGCTGGTCGCGGCCGCGAAGAAGGAGGGCAGCCTCAACATCATCGCGACGCCGGGCGACTGGGCGAACTACCAGGAGATCTTCGACGGCTTCACCAAGAAGTACGGCATCACGATCAACCCGAGCCAGGACAGCGCCTCCAGCCAGGAGGAGATCGACGCCGCCAAGAAGCTCAAGGGCCAGGACACCGCTCCGGACACCTTCGACGTCGGCTCCTCGGTCGCGCTCGCGAACACCGAGTACTTCGCGCCGTACAAGCCGACCGGCTGGGACGACATCCCCGACAACCAGAAGGAGAAGGACGGCCTCTGGAAGGTCGGCTACTACGGCGTCATGGCGGTCGGCTACGACGCCAACAAGATCAAGACCGCTCCGAAGTCGTTCGACGACCTCCTGAAGCCGGAGTTCAAGGGCGCGGTCGCGCTCAACGGCAACCCGACCCAGGCGGCCGCAGCGGCCGGCGCCGTCGCGTACGCCACCCTGCAGAACGGCGGGACGCTCGACGACCTGACCCCCGGCATCGACTGGTTCACCAAGCTGAAGAAGGCCGGCAACTGGAACGCCGCCGACGGCAAGCCGAACACCATCGCCTCGGGTGAGACCCCGGTGCTTCTCGACTGGTCGTTCAACCAGAAGGGCTACGCCACCTCCGACACCATCAAGGGCGGCGGCGTGAACTGGAAGTACGTCGTGCTCTCGGGCACCGCGTACGTCGGCTACTACAACCAGGCCATCAACAAGGACGCCCCGCACCCCGCGGCCGCGCGCCTCTGGGAGGAGTACCTCTACAGCGACGCCGCCCAGAACGCATGGCTGAAGGGCGGCGCCTACCCGGCGCGCGTCGACGCGATGGAGAAGGCCGGGACGCTCGACAAGGACGAGTTCCCGGGCAAGCTGGAT is from Leifsonia sp. 466MF and encodes:
- a CDS encoding M48 family metalloprotease; the encoded protein is MYRAIARNKRNTVFIILLFLVLIGALGWLAAYIYQSYTILVVVLVGAVLYALFQYYLASSQALSMSGAIPIQKADNPRLWNVVENLSIATGTPMPAVYIVNDPAPNAFATGRDPEHASVAATTGLLDIMTDAELEGVMAHELGHVRNYDIRLGMIVFGLTVAIGFIADIFLRMAFFGGNRNNNNGGGNPVVLVFGLIAAIVAPLVATLVQLAVSRQREYLADATGAMTTRHPDALASALLKLEAYGRPMQKQNSSMAHLWINDPLKPGLMARLFSTHPPIPQRVERLEEMGGSF
- a CDS encoding LemA family protein, with protein sequence MEWLIPVIIVVVIVAIIGIYLWATYNSLVTLKVRVDEAWSDITVQLKRRADLIPNLIETVKGYAAHERGVFESVTQARAETLSAQTPGEASVAENHMQTALKSIFAVAEAYPQLQASQNFLRLQADLVDTEDKIQASRRFYNGGVREFNTKIKVFPNNLFARRLGFTEREFFEVDNLAAIAEPPRVQF
- a CDS encoding TetR/AcrR family transcriptional regulator codes for the protein MSEAATRRRPGRPRKERGAGSARASIMRAAAEEFAERGYEAASLRAVARRAGVDPALVHHYFDDKADLFTATLEAPLRPDRAVDLILAGTQHDIGERLVAYLLERLDDEKSGRRMVVILRTALSSGPGTRMVREFLLREVLSKLAGLVGGEDAELRAELAASQLVGLIMTRYALRVEPIAGTPREELARRVGAVVQWHLFGAPDAPLDAEPPTGE
- a CDS encoding ABC transporter permease; this encodes MNPTRTLATTGRVLTQIRHDPRTVVLLLVVPALLVGLVAWIFTDTPVFQTIGPAILALFPFIVMFLVTSITTLRERRTGTLERLLSMPLGRSDFILGYTLAFGLLAVVQALIASAYALWVCGLDVKGDPWLLVAVAVTDAVLGSTLGLFASAFARTEFQVVQFMPLLVFPQILLGGIFLPRDQLPAGLEEISDWLPLSHAVDALNAVATNSHDAAYVGGQLLIIGAFAVAAVVFGALTLQRRTA
- a CDS encoding winged helix-turn-helix domain-containing protein, producing MVEQVSPALARRIALAAQGFGRPHPDAVGTRQLNGLMDRLRLLQIDSVNVFERSHYLPAFARLGAYDRGLLDRLTFDARSPYTEYWPHEAAFMRTEDWPLFAWRMRDYRTRYGGPGSWFEVNESTVEWLRGELAANGPLVAGEIEHDANHRTGPWWGWSEVKRALERMFLFGEVAIAGRTRFQRRYGLAADVLPASVLEQTVSDEDAVRELLRRAAVAHGIGTARDFADYYRIKGPRVSVALQELEDAGELVPVQVPGWESAGRLLRAWMHRDARKPRQIEAAALLSPFDPVVWYRDRALRMFGFHYRIEIYTPAPKRVYGYYSLPILLDDALVGRIDLKSDRQAGVLRVQSAWTEPGAPPATIDRLLPLLDSTAAWQGLERVEVAEGARGDLAPLLAGALRAGVGFGA
- a CDS encoding ABC transporter substrate-binding protein; protein product: MINKRARVAGFAAAAAVVALSLSACSGGASASTADTAKINSATDVASAGGMDALVAAAKKEGSLNIIATPGDWANYQEIFDGFTKKYGITINPSQDSASSQEEIDAAKKLKGQDTAPDTFDVGSSVALANTEYFAPYKPTGWDDIPDNQKEKDGLWKVGYYGVMAVGYDANKIKTAPKSFDDLLKPEFKGAVALNGNPTQAAAAAGAVAYATLQNGGTLDDLTPGIDWFTKLKKAGNWNAADGKPNTIASGETPVLLDWSFNQKGYATSDTIKGGGVNWKYVVLSGTAYVGYYNQAINKDAPHPAAARLWEEYLYSDAAQNAWLKGGAYPARVDAMEKAGTLDKDEFPGKLDEVAVMSDKQATDAGTLLNAKWANAVG